TGCAGAAGCACCTCGTCTCGGGCCTGACCTCGGGCGCGATCAAGGGATAAGACATGGCCACGCTCACCCTCTCCACTCTCGACAAGAAATACGGCGGCTTCCACGCGGTGAAGGGGATCGACCTCGACGTCGCCGACGGCGAGTTCGTCGCCCTCGTGGGCCCCTCCGGCTGCGGCAAGTCCACCACGCTGCGGATGATCGCCGGGCTCGAGGACATCTCGGGCGGCGAGCTGCGCATCGGCGACCGGGTGGTCAACGACCTGCCGCCGCGCGACCGCAACATCTCGATGGTGTTCCAGTCCTATGCGCTCTACCCGCACATGACCGTGGCCGAGAACATGGGCTTCTCGCTCAAGATCGCCGGGCGCGACGCCGGGACGATCGACACGGCCGTCAAGGAAGCCGCGCGCATCCTCGACATCGAGCCGCTGCTGGAGCGCCGCCCGGCGCAGCTGTCGGGCGGGCAGCGCCAGCGCGTCGCCATGGGCCGCGCCATCGTGCGCGACCCGGACGTCTTCCTCTTCGACGAGCCGCTCTCGAACCTCGACGCCAAGCTGCGCGGCCAGATGCGCACCGAGATCAAGCAGCTGCACGCGCGGCTGGGGTCCACGGTGGTCTACGTCACCCATGACCAGATCGAGGCGATGACCCTCGCCGACCGCATCGTCATCATGAAGGACGGGCGGATCGAGCAGGTCGGCACCCCCGACGAGGTGTTCAACCGCCCCGCCTCGCGCTTCGTCGCGAGCTTCATCGGCTCGCCGCCGATGAACATGGCCGAGGCGGTGGTCACGAACGGCGCGCTGCGGCTCGCGGATGGCACCACGGTGCCCGTCCCGCCCGCCTTCGCCGTTGCAGAAGGGCGGCGCGTCGTGCTCGGGCTGCGCCCCGACGACATCTACCCCGAAGGCCACGGCATCCACAGCGAGAGCGGCCACGCGGTGGAAAGCCGCGAG
The window above is part of the Salipiger sp. H15 genome. Proteins encoded here:
- the ugpC gene encoding sn-glycerol-3-phosphate ABC transporter ATP-binding protein UgpC, which encodes MATLTLSTLDKKYGGFHAVKGIDLDVADGEFVALVGPSGCGKSTTLRMIAGLEDISGGELRIGDRVVNDLPPRDRNISMVFQSYALYPHMTVAENMGFSLKIAGRDAGTIDTAVKEAARILDIEPLLERRPAQLSGGQRQRVAMGRAIVRDPDVFLFDEPLSNLDAKLRGQMRTEIKQLHARLGSTVVYVTHDQIEAMTLADRIVIMKDGRIEQVGTPDEVFNRPASRFVASFIGSPPMNMAEAVVTNGALRLADGTTVPVPPAFAVAEGRRVVLGLRPDDIYPEGHGIHSESGHAVESRELPVMLSEPLGNETLLFTEFGGQSWTARMLNPRAVKRGEVLRFHLDLSRPHLFDAETGLTLRG